GTAGCGCAAGACAGGTGAGAATCCTGTCCACCGTAAGACTAAGGTTTCCAGGGGAAGGCTCGTCCGCCCTGGGTTAGTCGGGACCTAAGGAGAGACCGAAAGGTGTATCCGATGGCCAACAGGTTGAGATTCCTGTACTAGAGTATGAAGTGATGGAGGGACGCAGTAGGCTAACTCGTGCGTACGAATGGATGTACGTCTAAGCAGTGAGGCGTGGTATGAGTCAAATGCTTATACCTATAACGTTGAGCTGTGATGGGGAGCGAAGTTTAGTAGCGAGTGAGTGATGTCACACTGCCAAGAAAAGCTTCTAGCGTTGTATCATACTCTACCCGTACCGCAAACCGACACAGGTAGTCGAGGCGAGTAGCCTCAGGTGAGCGAGAGAACTCTCGTTAAGGAACTCGGCAAAATGACCCCGTAACTTCGGGAGAAGGGGTGCTGACTTAAGTCAGCCGCAGTGAATAGGCCCAAGCAACTGTTTATCAAAAACACAGCTCTCTGCTAAATCGTAAGATGATGTATAGGGGGTGACGCCTGCCCGGTGCTGGAAGGTTAAGAGGAGTGCTTAGCGGTAACGCGAAGGTATGAATTGAAGCCCCAGTAAACGGCGGCCGTAACTATAACGGTCCTAAGGTAGCGAAATTCCTTGTCGGGTAAGTTCCGACCCGCACGAAAGGCGTAATGATTTGGGCACTGTCTCAACGAGAGACTCGGTGAAATTTTAGTACCTGTGAAGATGCAGGTTACCCGCGACAGGACGGAAAGACCCCATGGAGCTTTACTGCAGTTTGATATTGAGTGTCTGTGCCACATGTACAGGATAGGTAGGAGCCTATGAAATCGGGACGCCAGTTTCGATGGAGGCGTTGTTGGGATACTACCCTTGTGTTATGGCCACTCTAACCCGGTAGGTTTATCATCTACGGAGACAGTGTCTGACGGGCAGTTTGACTGGGGCGGTCGCCTCCTAAAAGGTAACGGAGGCGCCCAAAGGTTCCCTCAGACTGGTTGGAAATCAGTCGTAGAGTGTAAAGGTATAAGGGAGCTTGACTGCGAGAGCTACAACTCGAGCAGGGACGAAAGTCGGGCTTAGTGATCCGGTGGTTCCGTATGGAAGGGCCATCGCTCAACGGATAAAAGCTACCCTGGGGATAACAGGCTTATCTCCCCCAAGAGTTCACATCGACGGGGAGGTTTGGCACCTCGATGTCGGCTCGTCGCATCCTGGGGCTGTAGTCGGTCCCAAGGGTTGGGCTGTTCGCCCATTAAAGCGGCACGCGAGCTGGGTTCAGAACGTCGTGAGACAGTTCGGTCCCTATCCGTCGCGGGCGTAGGAAATTTGAGAGGATCTGCTCCTAGTACGAGAGGACCAGAGTGGACTTACCGCTGGTGTACCAGTTGTTCTGCCAAGAGCATCGCTGGGTAGCTATGTAGGGAAGGGATAAACGCTGAAAGCATCTAAGTGTGAAACCCACCTCAAGATGAGATTTCCCATAACGCAAGTTAGTAAGAGCCCTGAGAGAAGATCAGGTTGATAGGTTGGGAGTGGAAGTTGTGTGAGCAATGGAGCGGACCAATACTAATCGCTCGAGGACTTATCCTAGAATAAGAACTTCATCAGAGTGCAGCGAATGGTTTAGAGAATTGTGAGATTTGATATTGTATTCAATTTTGAGTTGACAAGGCTTGTCTGAGAGGACAGGACAGTTAATTCAATAGTTAAGTGACGATAGCCTAGGAGATACACCTGTACCCATGCCGAACACAGCAGTTAAGCCCTAGAACGCCGGAAGTAGTTGGGGGTTGCCCCCTGTGAGATATGGAAGTCGCTTAGCGAAGGGAGTTTAGCTTAGTTGTAATGGAGAGGAAATCGAAATTACAATCGGCGGATGAGAGAAACGAAGTTTCTCACCGTTGGCTGAGCTAGACTCCACCCTTTGGGAGTTTAGCTCAGCTGGGAGAGCATCTGCCTTACAAGCAGAGGGTCAGCGGTTCGATCCCGTTAACTCCCATATTAGGTCCCGTAGTGTAGCGGTTATCACGTCGCCCTGTCACGGCGAAGATCGCGGGTTCGATTCCCGTCGGGACCGTTGAAGTCGAGAAGATTTCAAGAAAAGTAAGAGACTCGTTAGCTCAGTTGGTAGAGCATTTGACTTTTAATCAAAGGGTCACTGGTTCGAGCCCAGTACGGGTCATAAGAGCGGGTTTGGCGGAATTGGCAGACGCACCAGATTTAGGATCTGGCGCTTTAGGGCGTGGGGGTTCAAGTCCCTTAACCCGCATATAAGATAATAATGAGCCGGCTTAGCTCAGTTGGTAGAGCATCTGATTTGTAATCAGAGGGTCGCGTGTTCAAGTCATGTAGCCGGCATTTTTGAATAGGATGCGAACGTAGTTCAGTGGTAGAACATCACCTTGCCAAGGTGGGGGTCGCGGGTTCGAATCCCGTCGTTCGCTTGAGGCGGCCGGGGTGGCGGAACTGGCAGACGCACAGGACTTAAAATCCTGCGATTGGTAACGATCGTACCGGTTCGATTCCGGTCCTCGGCATAGACTTGTAAGAGGCAGAAGTGGAAGAAGATGAGCACCCTTAGCTCAACTGGATAGAGTACCTGACTACGAATCAGGCGGTTAGAGGTTCGACTCCTCTAGGGTGCATTAAATTGTTTGATTTTTTCTTAACTTTTGTTATAATGAATTTAATATAAATAGTGAGCACCCTTAGCTCAACTGGATAGAGTACCTGACTACGAATCAGGCGGTTAGAGGTTCGACTCCTCTAGGGTGCATTTGGAAGCGAAGTCTTAGGGCTCCGTTTTTAGATTGTTTAAACACCGGGAAGTAGCTCAGCTTGGTAGAGTACTTGGTTTGGGACCAAGGTGTCGCAGGTTCGAATCCTGTCTTCCCGACTAGATAACATAAAAGATAGATATACTGATCTATCTTTTTTCTTTTTTAAGAAAACTGTGTGTTCAGTATCTATGACTTAGCTAACATATGTTGTTATTAAGACTCCTTACTTAACTTATAGTCGGATTTAATTAGAGATACAATCTTTTTAGATTTACTGGTCCTGTCCTTTTCTATATTCATGTTAGAAAGCAAGTGATTTGATTATTTAATCTGGTTTAGATTATTTATAAGACTAGTGTTCCGGGAGTTTAGGCTGTATCAAGCTGCTCAAATGTACTTTCCATTTGGGATGAATAATATTAAAGATAAAAACCTCTGATAGCAGTGAATAGTTGCTTTCAGAGGTTTTTATATGTGCTGAGTTTGATTTACTACATCAAAGAGTATTCGTCAGATAGCATAATGGTTTCTTTGCCCTTATTATCAACGATGTAGACTTTTCTAGGAAAGAAAGGGTCAAATTGATAGTTTAAGTCAAATGAAATAATGGTGTTGAAGTTTTTTTGTGAGAATCGTAGAGATACTCTTCCTTGGCGGTTGATGATTTCGAACTTGAGGACTGGGCGAAGTTCAAAGACCCCTTTGAGATTGTTATCAATGATGTACCAGAATGAGTCGACAATTTCTTCAGGGAGGCTCGTCATGATGCCAAAGCTGGCATATCGGCCGAGAGTATTTGTAAATGCCATTGGAGACTCCTTTCTTACAGTCTGGATTTTCTTATATGATACCCGAAAATGCTTGAGATTGCAAGAATTTGACCTCTGGTGAGGCCGAATTAGACAAAAGAAAAAGAGCTTGCGCTCTTTGACAACTTTATCGATTCTTTAGTTCAACATAACGTTTGTACCAAATATTGACATAAGCATCTGAAAATGGACCTCTTCCGTTGTTAATCCAATCAACTAGGATTTTGACATTTTCTTTGAGAATGAAATCCAAATCATCAGAATAGTGCATCTGTTTTTTGTGGCGTTCATATTCTTCTACATCCAAGAGACGTTTTTCACCATCAGCAAAGACTTTGACATCTAAATCATAGTCAATGTATTTTAGAGCTTCATTATCCAGATAGTAAGGACTGGCTAGGTTGCAGTAGTATGAAGTTCCATTGTCGCGAATCATGGCAATGATATTAAACCAGTATTTTTTATGAAAATAGACAATGGCTGGTTCACGTGTTACCCAACGTCGGCCATCACTTTCTGTTACCAGTGTGTGGTCATTAACGCCAATAATGGCGTTTTCTGTTGTCTTTAGTACCATGGTATCTCGCCAAGTGCGGTGAAGATTCCCATCATGCTTATAACTTTGAATTGTAATAAAGTCGCCTTCTTTTGGAAGTTTCATAACTTACCAACTTTCTACAATT
This window of the Streptococcus sanguinis genome carries:
- a CDS encoding DUF402 domain-containing protein; amino-acid sequence: MKLPKEGDFITIQSYKHDGNLHRTWRDTMVLKTTENAIIGVNDHTLVTESDGRRWVTREPAIVYFHKKYWFNIIAMIRDNGTSYYCNLASPYYLDNEALKYIDYDLDVKVFADGEKRLLDVEEYERHKKQMHYSDDLDFILKENVKILVDWINNGRGPFSDAYVNIWYKRYVELKNR
- a CDS encoding DUF960 domain-containing protein; translation: MAFTNTLGRYASFGIMTSLPEEIVDSFWYIIDNNLKGVFELRPVLKFEIINRQGRVSLRFSQKNFNTIISFDLNYQFDPFFPRKVYIVDNKGKETIMLSDEYSLM